From a region of the Candidatus Brocadia sp. genome:
- a CDS encoding GNAT family N-acetyltransferase yields MTISKPHNRPTFCLRPAETRDAAPLLELEASCFTRTEEMFNRRQIQRLITNPRAIVVVAERKGVALGWAAGLLRRYHQRYSSGRLYAVAVHPDEQGQRIGQKLTDHILHALAIHGAERIFLEVHAKNQKAINLYRKLGFTEQEYLADYYGTHHHGIRMMRSTTTVRHPRSMGNS; encoded by the coding sequence ATGACAATTTCCAAGCCTCATAATCGTCCCACCTTCTGCCTCCGTCCTGCTGAAACCAGGGACGCCGCGCCGCTCCTCGAATTGGAAGCCTCTTGCTTCACCCGTACTGAAGAGATGTTTAACCGCAGGCAGATACAAAGGCTGATTACCAATCCTCGTGCAATTGTGGTAGTCGCTGAACGGAAAGGCGTGGCATTGGGATGGGCAGCAGGGTTATTGCGGCGTTATCATCAACGCTATTCCTCCGGACGCCTCTATGCTGTGGCCGTACACCCTGATGAGCAGGGGCAGCGCATCGGGCAGAAACTGACTGATCATATCCTCCATGCGCTTGCTATACACGGAGCGGAACGCATATTTCTGGAAGTCCATGCCAAAAACCAGAAGGCTATAAATCTCTACCGCAAGCTGGGCTTTACCGAGCAGGAGTATCTGGCCGATTATTACGGTACGCACCACCACGGCATACGCATGATGCGTTCCACTACAACGGTTAGACATCCCAGGAGTATGGGCAATTCATGA
- a CDS encoding response regulator: MYSILIVSDDTSVTNLFKKSLNGDYVIHYAKTPDDALEILFNKDVDITFIDSLLHNEGATRLLEKFRQVNIDPTIVLIIPESQPAMSGDALRIGTYELLEKPLTNDAIEHASKRALEKQSLKKELGFMQSHIKNLQPAKQGLGMSEPAMNRQPNAGEINLKYKEVFQKFSKVLARVQDLGKLADLTVEAMSEIFGVGKVVFTLVYKKEGVSRPYRYLGLDESVAKKICFNNNHGIMLWLTKNHQILTKDVIEKKVACNTLSIREAIDIQREINLLQAHLCIPVLAYGSLSSVITLGNKITGKVFFDEDIELLSMLAGYIGMAVENAFLYREANHRKILNENLLENIPCGVIAINSNGRINAFNKNAAKMLDMSSHDILGKDVKHIGSLFTDIILRTLKDKKTYEMREVVHPTTHLTYSVSTSFFDTSGEIGAVMIFSDISEIRKLQSSLSTVAEFEKKLKQLESRTSPSGIGTELGKMLVAQPG; the protein is encoded by the coding sequence ATGTACTCTATTTTGATAGTCTCGGACGATACGTCTGTTACCAACCTTTTTAAAAAATCTTTAAATGGAGACTATGTAATTCACTACGCAAAGACTCCTGATGATGCGCTTGAAATCTTGTTTAACAAGGACGTTGATATAACTTTTATCGATTCCCTATTACATAACGAAGGGGCAACCAGGCTCCTGGAGAAATTCAGGCAAGTCAATATAGATCCAACCATCGTGCTGATAATCCCGGAGTCTCAGCCAGCAATGTCCGGGGATGCCTTAAGGATAGGTACGTATGAGCTGCTTGAGAAACCATTAACGAACGATGCTATAGAACATGCATCAAAGCGGGCATTGGAAAAGCAATCGTTGAAAAAAGAACTGGGTTTTATGCAGTCTCACATAAAAAACTTACAACCGGCAAAGCAAGGTCTTGGTATGTCAGAACCGGCAATGAACAGGCAGCCAAACGCAGGAGAGATTAATCTTAAATATAAGGAGGTCTTCCAAAAATTTTCAAAGGTATTGGCGCGAGTCCAGGATCTCGGAAAACTTGCAGACCTGACCGTTGAAGCAATGTCAGAAATATTTGGTGTGGGAAAGGTAGTTTTTACCCTGGTCTACAAAAAGGAAGGGGTTAGCCGACCGTATCGGTATTTAGGCCTGGACGAGTCCGTTGCCAAAAAAATCTGTTTTAATAATAATCATGGCATCATGCTCTGGTTAACGAAAAACCATCAAATATTAACAAAAGACGTTATAGAAAAGAAGGTTGCATGTAATACCTTAAGTATCCGTGAAGCCATAGATATACAGCGGGAAATCAATCTGCTACAAGCCCACTTATGCATCCCCGTCTTGGCTTACGGAAGCCTCAGCAGTGTAATCACTTTAGGGAACAAAATTACCGGAAAGGTCTTCTTTGATGAAGATATCGAATTGCTCTCCATGCTGGCAGGGTATATAGGTATGGCGGTCGAGAATGCCTTTCTGTACCGGGAGGCAAATCATCGGAAAATTCTGAACGAAAATCTGTTAGAAAATATCCCGTGCGGTGTAATCGCTATAAACAGCAATGGCAGGATTAATGCCTTTAACAAAAATGCCGCAAAGATGCTTGATATGAGTTCTCACGATATCCTTGGAAAAGATGTAAAGCACATTGGTTCTCTGTTTACTGATATTATTTTAAGAACGCTAAAAGACAAAAAAACATACGAGATGCGCGAAGTGGTGCATCCGACCACTCATTTAACATATTCTGTAAGTACTTCTTTTTTCGATACCAGCGGCGAAATAGGGGCGGTTATGATATTTTCAGACATAAGTGAAATCAGGAAATTACAATCGAGTTTAAGTACCGTTGCAGAGTTTGAGAAGAAACTCAAGCAGTTGGAAAGTCGAACATCCCCATCCGGTATTGGTACGGAGTTGGGCAAAATGCTTGTTGCTCAGCCAGGTTGA
- a CDS encoding sigma-54 dependent transcriptional regulator, whose translation MKTILLVDDESSVVESLRLILKDSYRVLSTLSGKEALKILEKEHVDLILLDIKMHELNGLELLRKLQPFDHAFGVVMLTAVNDVKASVDAMKLGALDYIVKPFGVEEIKITIEKALQFRNLSREVRYLRSEYKYPSLDKLIQGRSRIMEEILDIIARVSRVDSTVLLRGESGTGKELVARAIHFYSARRENPFLVVSCPNLAGDLLEAELFGHEKGSFTGAYERRLGKFEIAEGGTIFLDEISEINLPLQAKLLRILQEKEFSRLGSHSVIKTDVRIIAATNKDLESMIRESRFREDLYYRINVVPIHLPPLRERYEDIPQLAEHFFNVFRKECHAKMECISKEAMDALLRYHWPGNVRELKNIMERTVALYGNEGALTHKHLPVEITGVSSLNLQQVKSDKTGLISLEDEVARVEKRLIEQAIQQSGGVKSKAAKLLGTTRRIFNYKMQKYGITDTEN comes from the coding sequence ATGAAAACAATATTGCTCGTAGATGATGAATCCAGTGTTGTTGAATCCCTCCGGCTTATCTTAAAGGATAGTTATCGGGTACTCAGCACGCTCAGTGGAAAAGAGGCCTTAAAGATACTGGAAAAAGAACACGTGGATCTTATCCTTCTCGATATAAAAATGCATGAGCTGAATGGTTTGGAATTACTGCGAAAGTTACAACCATTCGATCATGCGTTTGGAGTCGTCATGTTAACTGCAGTAAATGACGTTAAGGCTAGTGTCGATGCAATGAAGCTGGGCGCATTAGATTATATTGTCAAGCCCTTCGGGGTCGAGGAGATCAAGATAACCATTGAAAAGGCATTGCAGTTCCGAAACCTCAGCCGTGAAGTGCGTTATCTTCGTTCGGAATACAAATACCCTTCACTTGACAAACTCATCCAGGGACGAAGCCGGATCATGGAGGAAATACTGGATATCATCGCCAGGGTCTCCCGGGTTGATTCAACCGTTCTTTTGCGAGGGGAGAGTGGAACGGGCAAGGAATTAGTCGCACGCGCAATCCATTTTTACAGCGCCAGACGGGAAAACCCATTTCTCGTGGTAAGTTGTCCAAACCTGGCAGGCGACTTACTCGAGGCGGAGCTTTTTGGTCATGAGAAGGGATCTTTTACCGGCGCCTATGAGAGACGGCTCGGCAAGTTTGAAATAGCCGAAGGCGGCACCATATTTCTTGATGAAATTAGCGAGATAAACCTTCCATTGCAGGCAAAGCTCCTGCGTATTCTGCAGGAAAAAGAATTCTCTCGTTTAGGGAGTCATTCCGTCATCAAGACAGATGTGCGCATTATTGCCGCAACAAATAAAGATTTGGAATCCATGATCCGGGAGAGCCGATTCCGTGAAGATCTCTATTATCGTATCAATGTTGTCCCAATCCATCTTCCGCCTCTCCGTGAGCGATACGAGGATATTCCACAATTAGCGGAACACTTCTTTAACGTTTTCCGGAAAGAGTGCCACGCAAAAATGGAATGCATTTCAAAAGAAGCTATGGATGCGTTATTAAGATATCACTGGCCGGGAAACGTAAGGGAGTTGAAGAATATCATGGAGAGAACTGTTGCGCTCTACGGCAACGAGGGTGCTCTTACTCACAAACACCTGCCAGTTGAGATCACCGGTGTTTCCTCGCTGAATCTGCAGCAGGTGAAATCGGATAAAACGGGACTAATCTCTTTGGAAGACGAAGTGGCACGCGTAGAAAAGCGGCTTATTGAACAGGCCATTCAGCAATCTGGTGGCGTGAAATCAAAGGCAGCGAAACTTCTTGGAACCACCCGCCGGATTTTTAACTATAAGATGCAGAAATACGGGATCACGGACACCGAAAACTAA
- a CDS encoding beta-ketoacyl-[acyl-carrier-protein] synthase family protein, translating to MLTRRVVITGLGILAPNGNGKDAYWNALINGQSGIKKIASFDPSPFSTQIAGEVKDFNPCDYFDPKLVKRSGRFTHFGVAASKMAVADSGINLNNENRSRCGVCFGTTIGAENDIYEGQHRRFLEFGPKAVNRFTAPEFTPHVTTGYICSELRISGPNSTLSSGCSTGLEVVNWGFTMVKRGEVDVAIVGSSDAPIFPFAMSTFCALGILSKRNEAPEKASRPYDKDRDGMVISEGGAAVVIEELNHARDRGATIYAEIVSYASTCDALDVVRVDVSGQALVSALEHALVSGRMKKEVIDYICAHGNAIPTYDISETNAFKTFFGTHAYKIPISSIKSMTGQAYAAGGGFQVVATSLCLRNGFVTPTINLDTPDPLCDLDYVPLHARRFSMDTALINSHSVGGTHAVLVLRKYP from the coding sequence ATGCTGACCAGGAGGGTTGTTATCACCGGCTTGGGAATATTAGCCCCGAATGGCAACGGGAAAGACGCATACTGGAATGCGCTTATCAATGGGCAATCAGGTATCAAAAAAATTGCCTCCTTTGATCCATCCCCTTTCAGCACTCAGATTGCGGGCGAAGTAAAAGACTTTAATCCCTGCGATTACTTTGATCCAAAACTGGTCAAAAGAAGTGGAAGGTTTACCCACTTTGGTGTTGCCGCATCAAAGATGGCGGTTGCAGATTCCGGCATTAACCTCAACAATGAGAATCGCTCCCGGTGCGGTGTCTGTTTCGGAACAACGATCGGGGCAGAAAACGATATCTATGAAGGTCAGCACAGGAGATTCTTAGAATTCGGCCCAAAGGCGGTTAACCGTTTTACCGCCCCTGAGTTTACACCTCATGTAACAACGGGTTACATATGTTCGGAATTAAGAATTTCCGGACCGAATTCAACCCTGTCATCGGGATGCTCAACCGGGCTTGAAGTGGTAAACTGGGGCTTTACCATGGTAAAACGGGGAGAGGTAGATGTGGCCATTGTGGGAAGCTCTGATGCTCCCATCTTCCCGTTTGCTATGTCCACCTTCTGTGCTTTGGGAATTCTCTCGAAAAGGAATGAAGCGCCTGAAAAGGCCTCGCGGCCATACGATAAGGATCGTGATGGCATGGTGATTAGCGAAGGTGGCGCTGCTGTGGTGATCGAGGAACTGAATCACGCGCGAGACAGAGGGGCAACAATCTATGCAGAGATTGTATCGTATGCATCTACCTGTGATGCACTGGACGTTGTTCGGGTTGACGTCAGCGGACAGGCGCTGGTCTCTGCATTGGAACATGCACTGGTCTCTGGCAGGATGAAAAAAGAAGTAATTGACTATATCTGCGCTCATGGGAATGCCATTCCCACCTATGATATATCGGAAACAAACGCATTTAAAACATTCTTTGGAACTCATGCGTATAAAATTCCCATCAGTTCAATTAAGTCCATGACTGGCCAGGCTTACGCAGCCGGCGGTGGCTTTCAGGTCGTTGCAACGAGCCTCTGTCTTAGGAACGGCTTTGTTACGCCTACCATTAATCTTGATACGCCTGATCCTCTCTGTGATCTTGATTATGTCCCTCTCCATGCCAGGCGTTTCTCCATGGATACAGCGCTCATAAACAGCCATAGTGTTGGCGGAACACACGCCGTTCTTGTGCTAAGGAAATATCCTTAG
- the ilvC gene encoding ketol-acid reductoisomerase — MLKMYYEKDADISMLKGKKIAVIGYGSQGHAQAQNLRESGMDVIVSTRTGTPNYQLAVKHGFKPLSVDEAAQQGDFIQILMPDETQRAVYESQIKPHLKDGKTLCFSHGFNIHFGQVVPPANIDVIMIAPKGPGHLVRSEFEKGGGVPCLMAIHQDATGKAKGKAMAYAHGIGGTRAGVMETTFAEETETDLFGEQAVLCGGAAALVKAGFETLVEAGYQPELAYFECMHELKLIVDLFYQGGLSYMRYSISNTAEYGDLTRGPRIVTAETKKEMKRILSEIQSGQFAREWILENQAGRPVFNALEKKDKGHLIEKVGRELRKMMKWINAKEV, encoded by the coding sequence ATGCTAAAAATGTACTATGAAAAAGACGCCGATATCAGTATGCTGAAAGGGAAAAAGATTGCCGTAATCGGATACGGCAGCCAGGGACATGCCCAGGCGCAAAACCTCAGAGAATCGGGTATGGATGTCATCGTATCCACCAGGACCGGCACTCCAAATTATCAGCTGGCAGTTAAACACGGATTTAAACCTCTCAGTGTAGATGAAGCGGCACAACAAGGCGATTTCATTCAGATACTTATGCCTGATGAAACGCAGAGGGCAGTTTACGAGTCTCAGATTAAACCTCATTTAAAAGATGGAAAGACACTCTGTTTTTCCCACGGATTTAACATCCACTTTGGCCAGGTCGTGCCTCCGGCGAATATCGACGTCATCATGATAGCGCCCAAGGGGCCGGGACACCTTGTCCGCAGTGAATTTGAAAAGGGAGGCGGTGTGCCGTGTCTCATGGCTATCCATCAGGACGCCACGGGTAAGGCCAAAGGGAAGGCCATGGCTTACGCCCATGGCATTGGCGGCACCCGGGCAGGAGTGATGGAAACTACCTTCGCCGAGGAAACTGAAACAGACCTCTTTGGGGAACAGGCTGTGCTCTGTGGCGGGGCTGCGGCGCTCGTTAAGGCAGGATTTGAAACGCTGGTGGAAGCGGGATACCAGCCGGAACTCGCCTATTTTGAGTGCATGCACGAACTGAAACTGATCGTTGACCTGTTTTATCAGGGCGGCCTCAGTTATATGCGATATTCGATCAGCAACACCGCAGAATATGGAGACCTGACCCGCGGACCGCGCATTGTCACAGCAGAAACCAAAAAGGAGATGAAACGGATCTTATCCGAGATACAGAGCGGTCAGTTTGCCAGGGAATGGATCCTGGAAAATCAGGCGGGACGCCCGGTCTTCAATGCCCTGGAGAAAAAAGACAAAGGACATCTCATTGAAAAAGTGGGCAGGGAATTACGGAAGATGATGAAATGGATTAACGCCAAAGAGGTGTAA
- a CDS encoding response regulator has product MEQITKLASILVIDDDLGVRESLKIILRDKYQVSTTSNIDEALASMTIARPEIIFLDIKMPKANGLDFLKQLRSTNTNIPVIMITAHPSIENTIISLRNGAFDFIVKPFHPAEILTVAEKALRHSNEQWEKDMLVDNLRRAAQQNFLSTTEALLQAIDAKDAYTAGHSKRVSELAAFVAKELGKNESEIEVLRYGAYLHDIGKIGVGDLVLTKPSYLTQEEFGLMKRHSEIGYKIIAPIKFMEKCLPIVRHHHEWYNGKGYPDGLQGSDIPFEASILSIVDAYDAITTDRHYHKKYSHQKACEIITQGIDTQFTPTLTEKVLAIINRYHEECIPGERTEYSLTR; this is encoded by the coding sequence ATGGAACAAATCACGAAATTGGCAAGCATTTTGGTAATCGACGACGACCTTGGCGTTAGGGAATCATTAAAGATCATACTAAGGGACAAATATCAGGTTTCCACTACATCAAATATTGATGAAGCCCTTGCCAGTATGACTATCGCAAGGCCAGAAATAATCTTCCTTGATATAAAGATGCCCAAAGCAAACGGTCTGGATTTTCTCAAGCAGTTGCGCTCCACGAACACGAATATTCCCGTCATCATGATTACGGCACATCCTTCCATTGAAAACACCATCATCTCCTTACGAAATGGCGCATTTGATTTTATTGTGAAGCCTTTCCACCCGGCAGAAATCCTTACGGTAGCTGAAAAAGCATTGCGCCATAGCAACGAACAGTGGGAAAAAGACATGCTGGTGGATAATCTGAGGCGGGCGGCACAACAAAATTTTCTCTCAACTACCGAAGCGCTTTTGCAAGCCATAGATGCGAAGGACGCTTATACTGCCGGACACTCGAAACGGGTGTCGGAACTTGCCGCTTTTGTCGCAAAAGAATTGGGCAAAAACGAGTCAGAAATTGAAGTCCTGCGATATGGCGCCTATCTCCATGATATCGGGAAAATCGGGGTAGGCGATCTCGTGTTGACAAAACCAAGTTACCTTACTCAGGAAGAATTTGGTTTAATGAAACGTCATTCCGAGATTGGTTATAAAATTATTGCGCCAATAAAATTTATGGAAAAATGTCTGCCTATCGTGCGTCATCATCACGAATGGTACAATGGCAAAGGTTATCCGGATGGTTTGCAGGGATCTGACATTCCCTTTGAAGCCAGCATTCTTTCAATCGTAGATGCGTATGATGCCATCACCACGGACAGGCATTATCATAAAAAATATTCTCATCAAAAAGCCTGTGAAATTATTACCCAGGGAATAGATACCCAATTTACGCCAACCCTGACGGAAAAGGTACTCGCCATTATTAATCGATATCATGAAGAATGCATACCGGGTGAACGGACAGAATACTCTCTAACACGCTGA
- a CDS encoding competence/damage-inducible protein A: MNANEPAHWAGVCGREKIEDDMTPAEIITIGTEIMTGQIINANARYIAEILTEKGIRVLFQTSVGDDQEALKSALKVASDRVRLIITTGGLGATANDVTRQAVSDFFRMPLVPDRESSMHLQKYFTNRHASRKDEYRRQHLIPEGAAALDNDQGTATGFAVRHAEKELVCLPGVPGEMQSMLNKYLETSARHRTRKGCSLTKNVHTFGVSERTVEDAVKDCRACAEHLKAITLVHNGVVTIHIHATATERNKAVKMLDTMERKLQKKLGYAVFGSGEETLEDAVFALLKKRNKTIAVAESCTGGLVSDKLTNISGISQVFFQGVVAYSNKAKVDMLGVPEKLIMKHGAVSSPVAKAMATGIKKKASADIGVGITGIAGPTGATPGKPVGLVYLAVAEQGRVRMKKCRFRGSRTDVKNFSANTALDMVRLTLLAVI; encoded by the coding sequence ATGAACGCGAATGAACCTGCGCATTGGGCAGGCGTGTGCGGCAGGGAAAAGATTGAGGATGATATGACACCAGCAGAGATTATAACGATAGGGACGGAAATTATGACCGGGCAGATTATCAATGCAAATGCACGGTATATTGCAGAAATCTTAACTGAAAAAGGAATCCGGGTGCTCTTTCAGACGTCGGTTGGCGATGATCAGGAGGCGCTGAAATCTGCCCTGAAAGTCGCGAGCGATCGGGTGAGGTTGATTATTACCACGGGGGGGTTGGGCGCTACGGCAAATGACGTAACCCGGCAAGCGGTATCAGATTTTTTCCGCATGCCTTTGGTACCTGACAGAGAATCATCTATGCACCTTCAAAAATATTTTACGAACCGGCATGCGAGCAGGAAGGATGAATACCGGCGGCAGCACCTCATTCCTGAAGGGGCGGCAGCGCTTGATAATGACCAGGGAACGGCGACCGGGTTTGCCGTTCGTCATGCGGAAAAAGAACTCGTCTGTTTGCCCGGAGTCCCCGGAGAAATGCAATCGATGTTGAACAAGTATCTGGAAACTTCTGCACGGCACAGGACTAGGAAAGGATGTTCGTTAACAAAAAATGTGCACACCTTCGGTGTTTCTGAGCGAACGGTCGAAGACGCCGTCAAGGATTGCCGGGCATGCGCAGAGCACTTGAAGGCGATAACGCTGGTACACAACGGAGTGGTAACGATACATATCCATGCAACTGCCACCGAAAGAAATAAAGCCGTTAAGATGTTAGATACCATGGAACGGAAACTTCAAAAGAAATTGGGATACGCAGTATTTGGGTCAGGTGAGGAAACGCTTGAAGACGCCGTTTTTGCGCTTCTGAAAAAAAGGAACAAAACGATTGCCGTTGCGGAATCATGTACCGGCGGACTGGTTTCGGATAAACTCACCAATATTTCTGGCATTTCTCAGGTCTTTTTCCAGGGTGTTGTTGCTTATAGTAATAAGGCGAAGGTGGACATGCTTGGCGTTCCGGAAAAACTTATCATGAAGCATGGCGCGGTAAGTTCGCCAGTGGCGAAAGCAATGGCCACGGGAATAAAAAAGAAGGCTTCAGCTGATATTGGCGTTGGCATTACGGGAATTGCTGGTCCTACGGGTGCAACACCGGGAAAACCGGTAGGATTGGTTTACCTTGCGGTAGCAGAACAGGGTCGTGTTCGGATGAAGAAATGCCGGTTTCGCGGTTCCAGGACGGATGTCAAGAATTTCTCAGCAAATACCGCATTAGATATGGTGCGCCTCACCTTGCTTGCTGTTATATAA
- a CDS encoding tetratricopeptide repeat protein: protein MKNPSKSVVCLFLPWVCKGFAAYLSVFFLVCSGCDRQEDVAEQFEEFREIVATPVETQLSETPLGTATVAAQETTPVQTAQASLIPQPTQVVDKAVTAEELYHEGLEYFHQNRFEEAIESFNKATELDNTLTDAYKKKAMAYQKIGLANEAIVAYKKVVELDPNDAETRLNLGTLYLKRKMTYEALAMFEKYAVMNPQNAAVFYNLGCLYGEKKLYDKAIAAYRQAVKINPGYDDAYYNLGVVYLDTGRYDEAIGVFQKALTRNPRNHESRYNLAVAYAKKGLYNDAVAACEKLLELDPGNANAHFLLGDTYNKLGKGKEAKEEFDLYKKLIFAK, encoded by the coding sequence ATGAAAAATCCTTCCAAGTCAGTTGTTTGCCTTTTTTTACCATGGGTTTGCAAGGGTTTCGCTGCGTATCTTTCTGTCTTTTTTCTTGTCTGTTCCGGGTGCGACAGGCAGGAGGATGTGGCTGAGCAATTCGAGGAATTCAGGGAGATTGTTGCAACCCCGGTTGAGACTCAGCTTTCGGAAACGCCTTTGGGCACAGCCACAGTCGCTGCTCAGGAAACAACACCTGTTCAGACTGCCCAGGCAAGTCTGATCCCGCAGCCTACGCAGGTAGTAGACAAGGCCGTTACAGCAGAGGAGCTTTACCACGAGGGTCTTGAGTATTTCCATCAGAACAGGTTTGAAGAGGCGATCGAGTCCTTTAACAAGGCGACCGAGCTGGACAACACCCTGACAGATGCGTATAAAAAGAAGGCTATGGCTTACCAAAAGATCGGGCTAGCGAACGAGGCAATTGTCGCTTACAAGAAGGTTGTTGAGTTGGATCCCAATGATGCAGAAACCCGTCTGAATTTGGGAACGTTATATCTTAAGAGAAAAATGACGTATGAGGCCCTGGCGATGTTTGAAAAATATGCAGTAATGAATCCCCAAAACGCAGCGGTCTTTTATAATCTGGGATGTCTGTATGGAGAGAAGAAGCTTTATGACAAGGCGATTGCCGCGTATCGGCAGGCAGTAAAAATCAATCCCGGTTATGATGATGCGTATTATAATCTTGGCGTTGTTTACCTTGATACCGGAAGGTATGACGAGGCTATAGGGGTTTTTCAAAAGGCTTTGACGAGGAATCCCAGAAATCATGAATCCCGTTATAATCTTGCGGTTGCCTATGCAAAAAAAGGGTTATACAATGATGCCGTAGCTGCATGTGAAAAATTGTTGGAATTAGACCCGGGAAACGCAAATGCCCATTTTCTGCTGGGTGATACCTATAATAAATTAGGAAAAGGCAAAGAGGCGAAGGAAGAATTTGATCTCTATAAAAAACTGATATTTGCAAAGTAA
- the uvrC gene encoding excinuclease ABC subunit UvrC has translation MKNAKHKVIYVGKAKNLRHRVRSYFQRERDDRAYTEYLVRHVADIDFVLTETEKEALILENNLIKQFKPRFNINLRDDKTFISIKLEVNTKFPYPKVVRQIENDGARYFGPYASARAVRETLRYIHDIIPIRKCPDTVFKKRVKPCLYYQIHKCLGPCCDLVDEVTYRGLIDQVELILKGKQEDLLTVLKEQMLEESKALRYEKAAKIRDRIRAIEETVEKQKIHSMTFVDRDVFGYYLAGNEMWIEVMFIRSGNMEDIASYHFPTNHNTIEEVFRSFLNQFYSQTRFIPAEVITPVESADSRLLEEWLAEKKGKKVVVINPKRGDKVRLVEMAQKNAENACRVSQTYEGDLARTLVSLKETLGLRHIPERIECFDISNISGKQAVGSMITFEKGKPNKARYRRFRIKTVGQIDDYAMMREVLTRRYTRAVQEDDLPNLIMVDGGKGQMGVALKIFDELAIGNVDLIALAKGKKENPILGEKAGEQIFAPWMQDPVALSPSSPELLFLDKIRDEAHRFAIAYHRKLRHREYYTSPLDEIPGIGIARKKKLIKCFGSIEGIRNATIEQLAEIGKLPAKYAAEIFHSLHKAETSIAEAANQCE, from the coding sequence ATGAAGAACGCCAAGCATAAGGTGATTTATGTTGGCAAGGCCAAGAATCTCAGGCATCGGGTAAGAAGCTATTTCCAGAGGGAAAGGGATGACCGGGCATATACGGAATATCTGGTGCGACATGTTGCCGACATCGACTTTGTACTTACGGAAACCGAGAAAGAGGCGCTCATTCTTGAAAATAACCTGATCAAGCAATTCAAGCCAAGGTTTAATATTAATCTGCGCGATGATAAGACCTTCATAAGCATAAAACTGGAAGTTAATACCAAATTTCCTTACCCCAAGGTGGTTAGACAGATTGAGAATGATGGCGCAAGGTATTTTGGTCCGTACGCCTCAGCCAGGGCGGTGAGAGAGACATTACGGTACATTCATGACATCATTCCTATCCGCAAATGCCCCGACACGGTATTCAAAAAAAGGGTAAAACCGTGTCTTTATTATCAGATTCATAAATGTCTTGGCCCGTGCTGCGATCTGGTGGATGAAGTTACGTATCGGGGGCTGATAGATCAGGTAGAACTTATTCTGAAGGGCAAACAGGAAGACCTCCTCACGGTATTAAAAGAGCAGATGCTCGAAGAATCAAAGGCGCTGCGCTATGAAAAGGCGGCAAAGATTCGGGACCGTATCCGGGCTATTGAAGAAACAGTGGAAAAGCAGAAAATCCATTCCATGACCTTTGTTGACCGCGATGTCTTTGGCTATTACCTGGCTGGCAATGAGATGTGGATCGAGGTTATGTTTATCCGGTCAGGGAATATGGAGGATATCGCTTCGTATCACTTTCCCACAAACCATAATACCATTGAAGAGGTATTTCGGTCATTCCTGAACCAGTTTTACAGCCAGACGAGATTTATCCCTGCAGAGGTAATTACCCCTGTGGAATCTGCAGATTCACGGCTGCTTGAAGAATGGCTTGCGGAAAAGAAGGGGAAAAAGGTGGTGGTCATAAACCCGAAACGCGGGGACAAGGTGCGGCTGGTTGAAATGGCGCAAAAGAATGCCGAGAACGCCTGCCGCGTGTCTCAAACATACGAAGGAGATCTGGCAAGGACGCTGGTGTCGCTGAAAGAGACCCTCGGTCTCCGGCATATACCAGAGCGTATCGAATGTTTTGATATCTCAAACATCTCTGGCAAGCAGGCAGTGGGTTCCATGATAACGTTTGAAAAGGGAAAACCGAATAAAGCCCGGTATAGAAGATTCAGGATCAAGACGGTAGGACAAATCGATGATTACGCGATGATGCGCGAAGTGCTCACCCGCAGATATACACGGGCAGTGCAAGAAGATGATTTGCCAAATCTGATTATGGTGGATGGCGGCAAGGGCCAGATGGGAGTGGCCTTAAAAATATTTGACGAGTTGGCGATCGGTAATGTTGACTTAATTGCATTGGCCAAAGGGAAAAAGGAAAACCCTATATTGGGGGAAAAGGCCGGAGAACAGATCTTTGCGCCCTGGATGCAGGATCCTGTGGCGCTGTCGCCGTCTTCGCCGGAACTCTTATTTCTTGACAAGATACGTGATGAGGCGCACCGGTTTGCCATTGCCTATCACAGGAAGCTCCGCCACAGGGAGTATTACACGTCACCGCTTGACGAAATCCCCGGGATTGGAATTGCGCGTAAAAAGAAACTTATTAAATGCTTTGGCAGCATTGAGGGAATACGAAACGCCACGATCGAGCAATTGGCTGAAATTGGCAAGCTGCCGGCAAAGTACGCAGCGGAGATATTTCATTCTCTGCATAAGGCAGAGACGTCAATTGCTGAGGCGGCAAATCAGTGCGAATGA